In Pseudosulfitobacter pseudonitzschiae, the sequence CAATACGTCGAGGAAGTGGACGCCGCCGAACTGATCGAGGCAGCGATTGACGGGATGCTGACATCGCTTGACCCGCACTCGTCCTATCTGTCACCCGATGACGCCGCCGCCATGCGCGTGCAAACAAGCGGCGAATTCGGCGGGCTGGGCATCGAGGTCACGCAAGAAGAGGGCTTCGTCAAAGTCGTCTCGCCCATCGACGGCACCCCTGCCGCCGAAGCAGGTATCGAAGCGGGTGACATTATCACCCACGTCGATGGCGAAAGCGTTCTGGGTTTGACCCTTGATGCTGCCGTTGAAAAGATGCGTGGGCCAGTTGGCTCCGAGATCATCATCACCGTGGCGCGTGAAGGTGAACAAGAACCCTTTGACGTCTCGATCATCCGCGACACCATCGAATTGCAAGCCGTGCGCGCCAGGGTCCAAGGTGAAACGGTTGTGCTGCGTGTTACCACTTTCAACGACAAAACCTTCCCCAATCTCGAAGAGAAGCTGGTCGAAGAAGTCGAAAAACTGGGTGGCATCGAAAGCGTCAACGGCTTTGTCCTTGATCTGCGTAACAACCCCGGCGGTCTGTTGACTCAAGCGATCAAAGTTTCGGACGCCTTTCTGGAAGAAGGCGAGATTGTGTCGACCCGTGGCCGTGATCCTGCCGATGGCGACCGGTTCAACGCCACACCGGGCGATCTGGCGCAGGGCAAGCCGATTGTCGTGCTGATCAACGGCGGTTCAGCCTCGGCGTCCGAAATCGTGGCCGGTGCGCTAAAAGATCACCGTCGGGCGATCATCGTAGGCACCAAGTCATTTGGCAAAGGGTCGGTTCAGACCATCATGCCGTTGCGGGGCGACGGAGCAATGCGCTTGACCACGGCACGGTACTACACGCCATCGGGCCGGTCTATTCAGGCGCTGGGCGTCAGCCCTGACGTCATTGTGCAACAACCGCGTCGCGAACCCGACACCGAGGAGGAAGACGGCCCACCGCTGTTGCGCTCCGAGGCTGATCTGCGCGGTGCGATCACCAACGACAGTCTGAGCGAAGACGAGATTCGCCAGATCCAGGAAGATCGCGCCAAGGCAGAAGCGGCGGCTGAACTGCGCGAAGAGGACTACCAGTTAGCCTATGCTATCGACATCCTCAAAGGTCTTTCGGCACTGGGTCCGAAAGACTGATAGCCAAAAAGGGGGCGGCGCAGGTGTGCCGCCCTTTTTCCATTCGGTGCGGATGACATTCGGAATTTGCAACGGCTTCCGGTTGCCCGAAATCCACGTTCCGACGCGACGGCGCAGTGGACAGACGCGCCGCAAAATGGTCACACAGGGCCAAATTGCACGAGGAGCACACACTATGGATTTCGACGTCGAAAATCTGACCATCACCCCCCACGATGACGGCGTCGTCGAAGTCACGCTATCGCGCCCCGCCAAACGCAATGCGCTGAACGCCGAGACCATCGAAGAGCTGATCCAGGTGTTTTCGAAGTTGCCCCGCCAAGGTGCTCGCGCGGTTGTTCTGAACGCACAGGGTGATCATTTTTGTGCCGGATTGGATTTGGTTGAACACCACACCGAAAACCGCCGTCCCGAAGATTTTATGCACCTGTGCCTGCGCTGGCACGAAGCATTCAACAAGATGGAATATGGCGGCGTCCCAATCATCGCAGCGCTGAAGGGGGCCGTGGTTGGCGGTGGACTTGAATTGGCGTCAGCCGCCCATGTGCGCGTGATGGACCCGACAACCTATTTCGCCCTGCCCGAAGGCCAGCGTGGTTTGTTCACTGGCGGTGGTGCAACGATTCGCGTGGCCGATCTGGTGGGTAAGGCGCGGATGATCGACATGATGCTGACGGGCCGTGTCTATAAAGAGGACGAGGCCGTGCAGGTGGGGCTTGCCCAATACCGCGTAAAAGACAGCCAAACCAAGGCGCTGGAACTGGCGCGCACCGCAGCACAGAACCCGCCGCTGTCAAATTTTGCAATCTGTTCGGCCATCAGCCACATGCAGAATATGTCGGCACTGGATGCGGCCTATGCTGAAAGCGTGGTGGCCGGCATCGTCAACACCCAAGAAGCCTCGCGCGACCGGCTGGATGCTTTTGCCAAAGGTACAGCGGCGCGCGTGCGCCCGGACTGATCCCGTTTAGGTCGTTTCGACACAATGACGACGGAAGGCGCGCTTGAGCATGTCCAGCTCGGCGCGCAGCAGGTCTATTTCGGCGCGGATGTCGTCGCCCAGCACTTCGCCCGCAATCAGGTGAAAATGCGCCAGCTTGGTGCCGTCTTTGGCGTCGGTGATAACAAAGGTCTGAACTCCTTCGGTGATGGCCTCGGCGGGGATCGGCACTTGCAACAGCCAGTGCCCCTGTTCGTGGTCCTCGGTCAGCTGCACGTTGGCAACTGGTTTATCCAGATTGTGCACGGCCAGTTTCGGCACCTCGGTGCTTTCCGAACTGACGATGCCCTGCCAGATGCCGTTGATGATCTTGGTGCCTGTGACGGTCAGAATGCTCATGAGTTCGGCCTTTCGTTACAGGGCAGCGCGCGGGCGGCGTGAGAATGTAAGGTCGCGCAAAATTACCTGATTCATCTCGGGCCCTTCAAAGATCAGATCGACCCAGACTTTTTCCACCCGTTTTTCGTTCAGGTTGGAATAGGCCAGATCGAATTCAACCACGATGTCTTCTTCATGCAAGGGCAATTCGCGTACGATCTGTTCGGTGTTGGGGCCGTGTTTGATATTGAGCCGAGCGAAGATTTCCAGCGGTTTTTCCATCTCGACGATGCATGACATGCGCACCAAATGCGTCCGACGCAGACCTTCTGCCGCCGCTTCGGGCAGGTCCACCACCAGCGACAGAAATGATCCGTCAAAGCTGAACACGTCCATGCGCAGACCATAGGGCGCGATGTCTTCCTCGCGGGTGTTGCGCAGTTGGCGAAGGGTCAACTCGCTTAGCTTGCAGTCGTGAAACAGGGTCACTTCGCTGCCCAGCATGGATTTTGTCTGAACCGACGACATGCCCGGCCTGTGCAGCGGCCCGCGCCAAAGTTCCGGTCGCCATGCCCAATCCGAATTATGTGGTTTCGCAAACCTGGTCGACCCGATCACCGGCAGCGCCAGACGTTCGTCGGCGGTGTGAATCAACCTGTCGATATGCGCCCGCATCAGCCGTGCGCTGTTACGCAACTGACGCAGGGTGTGCAGGTTCACGTTGCCTGCATTGCGTGCGGCACGCGCCCAGCGGCGCATGGTACGTTTATGCGACAAACGCTCTAGTAAACTGATCTTGTTTTCTGCCACGGGCCGTTTCGCCTCTGGTGCTGCTCTTTCGCTATCTAACGAAAAGCTTTCTATCAAATAAACCGGCAATCGCAGGCGCGGCGCGAATTTCAGCGGTTGTGGTATTTAGTCAGGCGTCGTCGGTGCAATCGCAAGGGCTGTGACAGGGGTCGCTGCACGCACGCGGGTGCGTTGCATCAATTGATCCAGAATACGGCCACCTTCGCTGCCAATTGCGCCGCTGTCGTCGGTCCCGTATATCGCCAAACCGATGCGATGTGGCCCAACCTGACCGGCGCCGCGCCAGTGGGTGGCCGACAGGCCCTTGCGGGCCGGTTCGGTACCCTGAACCTGTAGTAAAACAGTGTCTCTGGTCTCTTTCTTGTCCAGGACAGTGCCATCGGACAGGGCGGCCTGCATCGCTGTAGCAGTGATCGGCGGGGCGTCTGCGGGGGATCTGGTCAGGCTGACGGTGATCAGCCCCAAGGGTGCGCCAAAGGCCCCGTCCGGATCGCCCAGCGTGTCGCAGCGGGCCAGCAGCGCAAAGTCAGCTTTCAGGCTGCGCCGGTCGATACAAAAGCCGTCTGGCGCCACAAGGGTCACGGAACCATTGGCCATCGCTGTTTCGCGCAGCGGCGCGTTTGTCGCGCCGCCGCCCACATCACATCCCGCAAGGGCGATCAGCCCCGCAAGGATGGCACCTTTACAGGTCCCAATATTCATGCCGCTCAAGCTTGGCACCGGGATGGGTGACCGCCCCTTTGTACGTCGCACCGACCAGTTGCGCATACTTCCACAGCGCACCTGCGCCATAGATCGTTTCACGCGGGCCTTTCCAGTTGGCCTTGCGCTCTTCCAGTTCGTCATCGCTTAGCGCCACGTTGATAGTGCCCTCGATGGCGTTGATGGTGATCACATCGCCATCTTTCAGGAACGCAATCGGCCCGCCATGTGCGGCCTCTGGTCCGACGTGACCCACACAGAACCCGCGGGTCGCACCCGAGAAACGACCGTCGGTGATCAGCGCCACCTTTTTGCCCATGCCCTGACCGGACAGGGCTGCGGTGGTCGCCAGCATCTCACGCATACCCGGACCACCCGAAGGGCCCTCGTTGCGGATGACGAACACGTCACCTTCTTCATAGGTGCGTTTCTGTACAGATTCGAACGCATCTTGTTCACATTCGAAGACGCGTGCAGGACCGGTAAAGATCTGGTGCTGGGCTTCCATGCCCGCAACCTTCACGATGGCACCCTCGGGGGCGATGTTGCCCTTGAGGCCGACAACGCCGCCGGTTTTGGTCAGCGGAGTCTCGATCGGATAGATCACCTTGCCGTCTGCTTCGAGGTCGATCTTGTCCAGCTCTTCGCCGATGGAGTAGCCGGTGGCGGTCATGCAATCTTCGTGGATCAAGCCCGCTTTGCGCAGTTCCTTCATCACGACAAAAATGCCGCCTGCCTCGTAGAGGTCTTTGGCCACATATTGGCCGCCCGGTTTTAGGTCGACGAAATAGGGCGTCTCGCGGAAGATGTCGCAGACGTCATCAAGGAAAAAGTCGATGCCTGCCTCGTGTGCCATTGCGGGCAGGTGCAGACCCGCGTTGGTCGACCCGCCGGTGCAGGCCACAACGCGCGCGGCGTTTTCCAACGACTGGCGCGTGACGATGTCACGGGCACGGATGTTTTTCTCGATCAGGTTCATCACCGCTGCACCGGACGCTTCGGCGTATTGGTCGCGGCTTTCGTAGGGTGCAGGCATGCCCGAGGAGTTAGGCAGCGCAAGGCCGATTGCCTCGGACACGCAGGCCATAGTGTTGGCGGTAAACTGGCCACCGCAGGCACCGGCGGACGGGCAGGCGACGCGTTCCAGAACGTCCAGCGCCGCGTCGGACATATCGCCGTTCTGGTGGCGACCAACCGCCTCGAACATATCCTGAACGGTCAGGTCACGGTTGGCGAAATCGGCTGGAACCGCAGGGTTGTTCGGTGCCTTGCCCGGCAGGATCGACCCGCCATAGAGAAAGACCGACGGCACGTTCAGACGGATCATTGCCATCATCATACCCGGAAGCGATTTGTCGCAACCCGCAAGGCCGACCAGCGCGTCATAGCAGTGGCCGCGCATTGTCAGCTCGACTGTGTCGGCAATCGCCTCGCGCGATGCCAGCGACGACCGCATGCCTTCGTGGCCCATGGCGATGCCGTCAGTGACGGTGATCGTGGTGAACTCGCGCGGCGTGCCAAAGGCGGATTTGACGCCCATCTTGACCGCTTGGGCCTGACGGTTCAACGAAATGTTGCAAGGGGCCGCTTCGTTCCAGCAGGTAGCGACACCGACCAGAGGCTGGTGAATCTCCTGCTCGGTCATGCCCATGGCATAATAATATGACCGGTGCGGCGCGCGTTCGGGCCCCTCGGTCACATGACGGCTTGGCAATTTGGATTTGTCGAATTTGCCCTTGAGCATTTTGGCCTCCCGATGATGCGTTGTCTTTGCAATAACGGGCGGCGGTTTAAGGTACAAGATGCAAGGCAGATAAGTAAAACAGGCGCGTGCTGTATGATTGCACAGATGCAAGGCCGCTGACGCACAGCGCCGCAGCTTGATTTAACCTGTTGCGGCACATACTTTTGTCTACTGAATTCCCTCGCGCCCGCGCGGCAAACCTAGGCGGGTCTATGGAACCATCACTTTTCAGTTTCATCTGGAGATATTCCAAACGCGAACAGGTGCTATTGCTGCTGGTCACGCTGGTCACTTTTCCGTTTCTTTACGCCACGCTGGAACTGCCCAAACGGATCATCAACGACGCCATTGGTGCCGATTCCGATACCATACCGCTGTTGGGGGTCGATCTGGCGCAAGTCGAATTCCTGATGTTGCTGTGCGGCCTCTATCTGCTGGCCGTGCTGGTGCATGGCCTGCTGAAAATGCGCCTGAACACGATGAAAGGGATCGTATCCGAACGGATGTTGCGCCGCCTGCGCTATACGTTGATCGCACGCATGATGCGGTTTCCGCGCAGCTATTTCCGCACCACATCGCAGGGTGAAATGGTCAGCATGGTCACGTCCGAGGCCGAGCCGATGGGCGGGCTGATGGGCGATGCGCTGGCGCAACCGGTGTTTCAGGCGGGGCAGATGGTGATCATCGTGGTGTTCCTGTTTGCGCAAAGCATCTGGTTCGGGCTGGCCGGTGTTGCGCTGATTCCATTGCAGGCGTGGCTGATACCGATGCTGCAACGGCAGATCAATGTGCTGAACAAGGCGCGGATCGTCGAAGTGCGCGCGCTGTCCTCGGAAATCGGGGAAAGTGCGGCAGGTGTAACCGATCTGCGCACCAATGGCGGCTGGCGCTACCGGTTGGCACAGTTCACCGACCGGTTGGGGCGGTTGTTCGATATCCGCTACAAGATTTACCAAAAGAAATTTTTCATGAAGTTTCTCAATAACTTCATTACCCAGCTGACGCCGTTCTTTTTCTATTCCGTGGGCGGCTATCTGGCGATCAAAGGCCAGATTTCGGTGGGGGCGCTGGTTGCAGCCCTTGCCGCCTACAAAGACCTGTCAAGTCCGTGGAAAGAACTGCTGACTTATTACAACCAAGTGCAGGATATGTCGGTGCGCTGGGAGGTTGTGACCGAACGCTTTGATCCCAAAGGGTTGATTGATGCCGACAAATTCGAAGGAGCGCCCAAGACCATTCCGCATCTGGACGGTGACATCGTGCTGGATGGGGTCTCTGTGCGCAACGCGGACAGTAACATGGTGCTGGAGAACATCAGCCTGACCATCCCTGCGGGTGCGCGGGTTGCCATTCAGGTTGCCAGCCAGATCGAAAGGACCGCGCTGGCCGAAGTTCTGACGCGCGAGGTGACGCCGACGCGGGGGCGTGTGACCATGTCGGGGCACGATCTGGCAGACCTGCATCAGGCGGTGATCGCCGCGCGCATAGGCTATGCCCATTCGCGGCCCTATCTGTTCGACGGCACGTTGGGCAGCAATCTGTTGATGCCCTTGATGACCAGCCCGCGCACAGTGCTGTGGGACCCGGGCAAAAAGGACCGCGCAGGCATCGAGGCGGGACGGGCGGGCAACAGTCTGGACAGTCTGCGTGCCGATTGGGTCGATCCGGGACTGGCTGGTCTGAACGACCCCGGCGAGATCCGCGCATGGTGGTTCAAGCTGGTCAATGCTGTTGGCATCGAGGACCAGATGGTGCGCCGCATGATGGCTTCTGCCATCAATCTGGCCCAGCATCCGAAGTTGGCCCAGTCCATCGTCGCCCTGCGCCCCGAGATCGAGCGCCGGTTGGCCGCCTCTGGTCTGGATGAAGTGGTCAACCGCTTTTATCCGGACCGGTTCAACCCGTCGCTGCCGCTGGGCGGCAACCTGTTGTTCGCGGTCCCGAGGTTCAGCATCAGCCAGCAGGCATTGGTCGACGAGGGCCGTTTCCTGAGCCTGATCACCGAGAAGGGGCTGGCCGAACAGGGCATCGCGATTTCGCAGACGCTGATGGAAACTCTGCTGCAAACATTTGGGCGGGACGGCACCAGCCACCCGCTGTTCACTGCTCTGGGAATCGAAGAAGAGATGTACGAGCAGTTGGTCGACATCGCCGAGCGTCGCCGCTTGAGCGGTGATGCGGCGCTGAGCGATGACGAATTCGCGCTGCTTTTAACCGTGCCCTTTGCGCTGACGGCTGAACAGCTGGGCGCGGCTTTTCCCGAAAGCTTCAAGGATGAAATCCTGAAAATCCGCCGCGAACACGGCGCATCCCTGCGGACGATGATGACGGATATGTTCGTGCCCATCGCTCCGGAAAACTACCTACCGCTTTTGACGATTCTGGAAAACGCATTGTATGGCCGCGTGTCCGCGATGGCGGGGGCGCGGGCCAGTGAGGTCGAAGATCTGGTCTGCGGGCTGCTGATCGACGAAGGGCTGCAAGAGCTGGTGGCCGAGACCATCTTTGACATTCCCACAGGTCTGGCCGGCATCAAGATTCCGACAGTGTTTCAGGAACGCGCGGCCTTCAGTCGTGCAGCAATCAAACGGCC encodes:
- a CDS encoding S41 family peptidase; the protein is MRKFVMAALGGTLAGAIATTQIAGPLLAQEATRNSSVYEQLDLFGDIFERIRSQYVEEVDAAELIEAAIDGMLTSLDPHSSYLSPDDAAAMRVQTSGEFGGLGIEVTQEEGFVKVVSPIDGTPAAEAGIEAGDIITHVDGESVLGLTLDAAVEKMRGPVGSEIIITVAREGEQEPFDVSIIRDTIELQAVRARVQGETVVLRVTTFNDKTFPNLEEKLVEEVEKLGGIESVNGFVLDLRNNPGGLLTQAIKVSDAFLEEGEIVSTRGRDPADGDRFNATPGDLAQGKPIVVLINGGSASASEIVAGALKDHRRAIIVGTKSFGKGSVQTIMPLRGDGAMRLTTARYYTPSGRSIQALGVSPDVIVQQPRREPDTEEEDGPPLLRSEADLRGAITNDSLSEDEIRQIQEDRAKAEAAAELREEDYQLAYAIDILKGLSALGPKD
- a CDS encoding crotonase/enoyl-CoA hydratase family protein, producing MDFDVENLTITPHDDGVVEVTLSRPAKRNALNAETIEELIQVFSKLPRQGARAVVLNAQGDHFCAGLDLVEHHTENRRPEDFMHLCLRWHEAFNKMEYGGVPIIAALKGAVVGGGLELASAAHVRVMDPTTYFALPEGQRGLFTGGGATIRVADLVGKARMIDMMLTGRVYKEDEAVQVGLAQYRVKDSQTKALELARTAAQNPPLSNFAICSAISHMQNMSALDAAYAESVVAGIVNTQEASRDRLDAFAKGTAARVRPD
- a CDS encoding DUF6478 family protein, which gives rise to MRRWARAARNAGNVNLHTLRQLRNSARLMRAHIDRLIHTADERLALPVIGSTRFAKPHNSDWAWRPELWRGPLHRPGMSSVQTKSMLGSEVTLFHDCKLSELTLRQLRNTREEDIAPYGLRMDVFSFDGSFLSLVVDLPEAAAEGLRRTHLVRMSCIVEMEKPLEIFARLNIKHGPNTEQIVRELPLHEEDIVVEFDLAYSNLNEKRVEKVWVDLIFEGPEMNQVILRDLTFSRRPRAAL
- the ilvD gene encoding dihydroxy-acid dehydratase; this translates as MLKGKFDKSKLPSRHVTEGPERAPHRSYYYAMGMTEQEIHQPLVGVATCWNEAAPCNISLNRQAQAVKMGVKSAFGTPREFTTITVTDGIAMGHEGMRSSLASREAIADTVELTMRGHCYDALVGLAGCDKSLPGMMMAMIRLNVPSVFLYGGSILPGKAPNNPAVPADFANRDLTVQDMFEAVGRHQNGDMSDAALDVLERVACPSAGACGGQFTANTMACVSEAIGLALPNSSGMPAPYESRDQYAEASGAAVMNLIEKNIRARDIVTRQSLENAARVVACTGGSTNAGLHLPAMAHEAGIDFFLDDVCDIFRETPYFVDLKPGGQYVAKDLYEAGGIFVVMKELRKAGLIHEDCMTATGYSIGEELDKIDLEADGKVIYPIETPLTKTGGVVGLKGNIAPEGAIVKVAGMEAQHQIFTGPARVFECEQDAFESVQKRTYEEGDVFVIRNEGPSGGPGMREMLATTAALSGQGMGKKVALITDGRFSGATRGFCVGHVGPEAAHGGPIAFLKDGDVITINAIEGTINVALSDDELEERKANWKGPRETIYGAGALWKYAQLVGATYKGAVTHPGAKLERHEYWDL
- a CDS encoding ABC transporter transmembrane domain-containing protein, yielding MEPSLFSFIWRYSKREQVLLLLVTLVTFPFLYATLELPKRIINDAIGADSDTIPLLGVDLAQVEFLMLLCGLYLLAVLVHGLLKMRLNTMKGIVSERMLRRLRYTLIARMMRFPRSYFRTTSQGEMVSMVTSEAEPMGGLMGDALAQPVFQAGQMVIIVVFLFAQSIWFGLAGVALIPLQAWLIPMLQRQINVLNKARIVEVRALSSEIGESAAGVTDLRTNGGWRYRLAQFTDRLGRLFDIRYKIYQKKFFMKFLNNFITQLTPFFFYSVGGYLAIKGQISVGALVAALAAYKDLSSPWKELLTYYNQVQDMSVRWEVVTERFDPKGLIDADKFEGAPKTIPHLDGDIVLDGVSVRNADSNMVLENISLTIPAGARVAIQVASQIERTALAEVLTREVTPTRGRVTMSGHDLADLHQAVIAARIGYAHSRPYLFDGTLGSNLLMPLMTSPRTVLWDPGKKDRAGIEAGRAGNSLDSLRADWVDPGLAGLNDPGEIRAWWFKLVNAVGIEDQMVRRMMASAINLAQHPKLAQSIVALRPEIERRLAASGLDEVVNRFYPDRFNPSLPLGGNLLFAVPRFSISQQALVDEGRFLSLITEKGLAEQGIAISQTLMETLLQTFGRDGTSHPLFTALGIEEEMYEQLVDIAERRRLSGDAALSDDEFALLLTVPFALTAEQLGAAFPESFKDEILKIRREHGASLRTMMTDMFVPIAPENYLPLLTILENALYGRVSAMAGARASEVEDLVCGLLIDEGLQELVAETIFDIPTGLAGIKIPTVFQERAAFSRAAIKRPDILVLDRALASHNSVQRRSARSGLRDLLPRSTLIFMEESFENPDAYDLFVEIRNGRIDGILTNDSEDETSSGADDLRRKLRVIGRTELFGKMDARNQRLLAFAAQWYPVEAGQRIFSTMEPADAAYLCVSGQALMSYRDAEGKSHPVTTVNPGRVIGDLSIILNEPRQMDLTATTDGKFLRLGAEEFRAVYENDTGVLLQLLQSVGTHLSGAADLLRDARLDLTEPRGPVVPSLEDEE